One genomic region from Pseudomonas hormoni encodes:
- a CDS encoding phage tail protein, translated as MRQQMALGNFIFGLSRNFAYSTLARTSDGGWKNIDILTSKPKSSQTGQGLQGLTITGRSMYATAMDRLDELRALQAQRVPVPLVDGIGRNWGLWQINKISENQESIIDDGTAMVIGWVIELTEFANA; from the coding sequence ATGCGTCAGCAAATGGCGTTGGGCAATTTCATTTTCGGCCTGTCCAGGAACTTCGCCTACAGCACGTTGGCGCGCACCTCGGACGGCGGCTGGAAGAACATCGACATCCTCACCAGTAAACCCAAGTCCAGCCAGACCGGCCAAGGCCTGCAAGGGCTGACGATTACGGGGAGATCGATGTACGCGACGGCCATGGATCGGCTCGATGAGCTGCGTGCCTTGCAGGCGCAGCGCGTCCCTGTGCCGCTGGTAGATGGTATCGGGCGCAACTGGGGGCTGTGGCAGATCAACAAGATCTCGGAAAACCAGGAAAGCATCATTGATGACGGCACCGCGATGGTGATCGGCTGGGTGATCGAATTGACGGAGTTCGCCAATGCGTAG
- a CDS encoding tail protein X has protein sequence MRRVRSVAGDSVNLLLYRELERCDDVAEEALWRLNPLLAEQGAVLPVGVWVTLPELDSKPIAPTPVSAWD, from the coding sequence ATGCGTAGAGTTCGAAGTGTTGCCGGTGATTCGGTGAATCTGTTGTTGTACCGCGAGCTCGAGCGTTGTGACGATGTCGCCGAGGAAGCGCTGTGGCGTCTCAACCCGTTGCTGGCCGAACAGGGTGCGGTGTTGCCGGTGGGGGTGTGGGTGACCCTGCCGGAACTGGACTCGAAACCCATCGCACCCACACCGGTTTCGGCCTGGGATTAA
- a CDS encoding contractile injection system protein, VgrG/Pvc8 family, protein MSLGFTPSVEIYGANAALLNERLISWQHIDAAGIESDQLTLTIDLEGLDGLPSLGGKIGLRIGYLESGLIDKGQFVISRRTPTLFPLRLTLVATAAPFSAADQTGFKQRRSVSHGPTTLGALFRQLTSRHGFSPRVAPDLALIKIEHIDQSNETDMGFLTRLAYLHDAVAKPINELYVLARRGQAKSLSGKVLPDIQLSVTTNNRPGDHAFISATLDESSRAKYQGCKTSWWDAAAGKVRVEESGIAPFKTVRQRYHSAEEARAAGEGEVRRMMREALKVKIECPGHPGLAAEGLVLLDTTWPDFMRGRWSIDKVTTSGSRQNSYRCSIDATCLDARS, encoded by the coding sequence ATGTCACTGGGTTTCACACCCTCGGTGGAAATCTACGGCGCGAACGCTGCACTGCTCAACGAGCGATTGATCTCGTGGCAGCACATCGACGCGGCCGGGATCGAGTCCGATCAATTGACGCTCACGATCGATCTGGAGGGGCTCGACGGGCTACCAAGCCTCGGCGGAAAAATCGGCCTGAGAATTGGATACCTGGAGTCGGGTCTGATCGACAAAGGCCAATTCGTTATCAGTCGGCGCACGCCGACGTTGTTTCCCTTGCGTCTGACGCTGGTGGCGACGGCGGCGCCATTCAGTGCGGCGGATCAAACCGGATTTAAACAGCGTCGCTCGGTCAGCCACGGTCCGACGACCCTCGGCGCACTGTTTCGCCAGCTAACGTCCAGGCACGGTTTTTCCCCTCGCGTTGCCCCCGATCTGGCCCTTATCAAGATTGAACACATAGATCAGTCGAACGAAACCGACATGGGGTTTCTGACGCGGCTGGCCTACCTTCACGACGCCGTCGCCAAACCGATCAACGAACTGTATGTGCTGGCGCGGCGCGGTCAGGCGAAATCGTTGTCGGGCAAGGTGCTGCCAGACATACAGTTGTCGGTGACGACCAATAATCGACCCGGCGATCATGCCTTCATTTCCGCGACTCTGGATGAAAGCAGCCGAGCCAAATATCAGGGGTGCAAGACCAGTTGGTGGGATGCGGCCGCCGGTAAAGTGCGTGTCGAGGAGAGCGGCATTGCACCGTTCAAGACAGTCCGTCAGCGCTATCACAGCGCAGAAGAAGCGCGGGCCGCCGGTGAGGGTGAGGTGCGCCGGATGATGCGTGAGGCGTTGAAAGTGAAGATCGAGTGCCCTGGTCATCCGGGGTTGGCTGCAGAAGGACTGGTATTGCTGGATACCACCTGGCCTGACTTTATGCGCGGTCGCTGGTCGATAGACAAGGTCACGACCAGCGGCAGTCGCCAGAACAGCTACCGCTGCTCGATCGACGCGACTTGCCTGGACGCCCGGTCATAG
- a CDS encoding glycoside hydrolase family 19 protein: MTITQSQLQKIMPNARSQAGVFISALNGAMDVHSINTPKRIAAFLAQVGHESGQLHYVRELGSDQYLSKYDTGLLAARLGNTLAIDGDGQKYRGRGLIQITGRHNYQQCSLGLFGDERLLELPELLEQPQWAAESAAWFWAQNGLNELADRDQFNSITRRINGGLNGLQDRLQLWARARAVLCQPSV, translated from the coding sequence ATGACGATTACACAATCACAACTGCAAAAAATCATGCCCAACGCCCGCAGCCAAGCGGGCGTTTTCATTTCTGCCCTCAATGGCGCCATGGATGTCCATTCTATAAACACGCCCAAACGCATCGCCGCTTTCCTTGCGCAAGTGGGGCACGAATCCGGGCAGTTGCACTACGTGCGCGAACTCGGCAGTGACCAGTATCTGAGCAAATACGACACGGGCCTGTTGGCCGCTCGTTTGGGTAATACCTTGGCAATCGACGGTGACGGTCAAAAGTACCGCGGTCGTGGTTTGATTCAGATCACCGGCCGCCACAACTATCAACAGTGCAGCCTCGGATTGTTCGGCGACGAGCGTCTGCTGGAATTGCCGGAACTACTGGAGCAACCCCAATGGGCTGCTGAATCCGCCGCCTGGTTCTGGGCGCAAAACGGCCTCAACGAACTGGCCGATCGCGATCAGTTCAACAGCATTACCCGCCGGATCAACGGGGGGTTGAACGGGTTGCAGGATCGTTTGCAGCTCTGGGCGCGGGCGAGGGCGGTGTTATGCCAGCCTTCGGTTTGA
- a CDS encoding lysis system i-spanin subunit Rz, with protein sequence MPAFGLIPLSWRVAGVVVLLAVLAGGSAAVAWRFQEGRYGRQLAEQDRAHAETLNQLTLATAARQQAEQDKRLALEQQLSVSEQTHYRALSDAQRDQGRLRDRLATADVRLSVLLDASDTSTGCAVPTAPGASGVAHGTLRARLDPAHAQRIIAITDTGDRALIALQACQAYIRALGR encoded by the coding sequence ATGCCAGCCTTCGGTTTGATCCCTTTATCGTGGCGGGTTGCTGGAGTTGTTGTGTTACTGGCTGTGTTGGCCGGTGGCTCGGCGGCGGTGGCCTGGCGATTTCAGGAGGGGCGTTACGGGCGACAACTGGCGGAACAGGACAGGGCGCACGCCGAGACGCTCAACCAGCTAACCCTGGCGACCGCCGCCCGACAACAGGCCGAGCAGGACAAGCGGCTGGCGCTGGAGCAGCAGCTGTCGGTCAGCGAACAAACCCATTATCGAGCGCTTAGCGATGCCCAACGTGATCAAGGTCGCTTGCGCGATCGTCTTGCCACTGCTGATGTGCGGCTGTCAGTCCTCCTCGATGCCAGCGACACTTCCACCGGCTGCGCAGTGCCAACCGCCCCCGGTGCCAGCGGCGTGGCTCATGGCACCCTACGAGCCCGACTTGACCCGGCGCATGCTCAACGAATTATCGCCATCACCGACACCGGCGACCGTGCGCTGATTGCCTTGCAGGCTTGTCAGGCTTACATCCGGGCGCTTGGTCGCTAA
- a CDS encoding CinA family protein encodes MKEITQLAAELGRRLQVLNAHVTAAESCTGGGISEAITRIPGSSAWFEAGYVTYSNRQKTEQLNVPVELFTTVGAVSREVVEAMVRGAQEKSRASFAVAVSGVAGPDGGSPSKPVGTVWLAWGVGDKVFSEVQHFTGNRDEVRRQTVKAALEGLLRHASGEISNQG; translated from the coding sequence GTGAAAGAAATCACCCAACTGGCCGCTGAACTTGGCAGGCGCCTGCAGGTTCTCAATGCTCACGTCACGGCGGCCGAGTCCTGTACCGGCGGTGGAATTTCCGAGGCTATCACCCGCATTCCGGGGAGTTCGGCATGGTTCGAGGCCGGTTATGTCACGTACTCCAACCGTCAGAAAACCGAGCAATTGAATGTTCCGGTCGAGTTGTTTACGACGGTGGGGGCGGTCAGTCGCGAGGTGGTCGAGGCCATGGTGCGAGGCGCGCAGGAAAAAAGCCGGGCGTCTTTTGCCGTGGCGGTCAGCGGTGTAGCAGGGCCGGATGGCGGTTCGCCGAGCAAGCCGGTGGGCACGGTCTGGCTGGCCTGGGGCGTGGGGGATAAGGTGTTCAGCGAGGTGCAGCACTTCACCGGTAACCGCGACGAGGTCCGCCGACAAACGGTGAAGGCCGCGCTAGAGGGGCTGCTGCGCCATGCCTCTGGAGAAATCTCAAATCAGGGGTAG
- the recA gene encoding recombinase RecA, whose amino-acid sequence MDDNKKKALAAALGQIERQFGKGAVMRMGDQDRQAIPAISTGSLGLDIALGIGGLPKGRIVEIYGPESSGKTTLTLSVIAQAQKAGATCAFVDAEHALDPEYAGKLGVNVDDLLVSQPDTGEQALEITDMLVRSNAVDVIIVDSVAALVPKAEIEGEMGDMHVGLQARLMSQALRKITGNIKNANCLVIFINQIRMKIGVMFGSPETTTGGNALKFYASVRLDIRRTGAVKEGDEVVGSETRVKVVKNKVASPFRQAEFQILYGKGIYLNGEMIDLGVLHGFVEKSGAWYAYEGTKIGQGKANSAKFLADNPEIAAKLEKQLRDKLLTPAPDVKASPVKETEDDLADADI is encoded by the coding sequence ATGGACGACAACAAGAAGAAAGCCTTGGCTGCGGCCCTGGGTCAGATCGAACGTCAATTCGGCAAGGGTGCCGTAATGCGTATGGGCGATCAGGACCGTCAGGCGATCCCGGCTATCTCCACTGGCTCTCTGGGTCTGGACATCGCGCTCGGCATTGGCGGTCTGCCAAAAGGCCGTATCGTTGAAATCTACGGTCCTGAATCCTCCGGTAAAACCACGCTGACACTGTCGGTGATCGCCCAGGCTCAGAAAGCCGGCGCGACCTGCGCATTCGTCGACGCCGAACACGCTCTTGACCCTGAGTACGCCGGCAAACTCGGCGTCAACGTCGACGACCTGCTGGTTTCCCAGCCGGACACCGGCGAGCAAGCCCTGGAAATCACCGACATGCTGGTGCGTTCCAACGCGGTTGACGTGATCATCGTCGACTCCGTGGCCGCACTGGTTCCAAAGGCTGAAATCGAAGGCGAAATGGGTGACATGCACGTGGGCCTGCAAGCCCGTCTGATGTCCCAGGCGCTGCGTAAAATCACCGGTAACATCAAGAACGCCAACTGCCTGGTGATCTTCATCAACCAGATCCGTATGAAAATCGGCGTGATGTTCGGCAGCCCGGAAACCACCACCGGTGGTAACGCGCTGAAGTTCTATGCGTCGGTTCGTCTGGACATCCGCCGTACCGGCGCGGTGAAAGAAGGTGATGAAGTCGTCGGTAGCGAAACCCGCGTCAAGGTTGTGAAGAACAAGGTCGCTTCGCCGTTCCGCCAGGCCGAGTTCCAGATTCTCTACGGCAAGGGCATCTACCTCAATGGTGAGATGATCGACCTGGGTGTTCTGCACGGTTTCGTCGAGAAGTCCGGTGCCTGGTATGCCTACGAAGGCACCAAGATCGGTCAGGGCAAGGCCAACTCGGCCAAGTTCCTGGCGGACAACCCGGAAATCGCCGCGAAACTTGAGAAGCAGCTGCGCGACAAACTGCTGACTCCAGCGCCGGACGTCAAAGCATCGCCAGTCAAAGAGACTGAAGATGACCTGGCTGACGCTGATATCTGA
- the recX gene encoding recombination regulator RecX, with translation MTAVLDTLVAVRRTAMDLLARREHGRVELTRKLRQRGALPEMIDTALDRLTEEGLLSESRYLESFVSYRARSGYGPLRIREELSQRGLQRNDIELALRESGINWQEQLEDTWRRKFSGHLPIDTRERAKQGRFLSYRGYSMEMISRLFSGRGMDD, from the coding sequence ATGACCGCCGTACTCGATACACTCGTCGCAGTGCGGCGAACCGCAATGGACCTGCTCGCACGACGCGAGCACGGTCGAGTCGAGCTGACGCGTAAACTGCGTCAGCGCGGCGCCCTCCCTGAAATGATCGACACAGCCCTCGACCGCTTGACGGAAGAAGGCCTGCTGTCCGAATCCCGTTACCTCGAAAGCTTCGTTTCCTACCGTGCCCGATCCGGTTACGGCCCTTTGCGTATTCGTGAAGAGTTGAGCCAGCGTGGCCTGCAACGCAACGACATCGAACTCGCGTTACGCGAGAGCGGTATCAACTGGCAGGAACAACTGGAAGACACCTGGCGGCGCAAGTTCTCCGGGCATTTACCGATAGACACCCGGGAACGCGCCAAACAAGGGCGGTTCCTGAGTTATCGGGGCTATTCCATGGAAATGATCAGCCGCTTGTTCAGCGGCCGAGGGATGGACGATTGA
- a CDS encoding TIGR00730 family Rossman fold protein: protein MPYQPNDLLSRHFEESGHDLISKVEEQLNLVSPNSPNIPIYRDMILTVLRMAQEDHNRWNAKITLQALRELEHAFRVLEQFRGRRKVTVFGSARTPIEHPLYGLARELGAALARSDLMVITGAGGGIMAAAHEGAGLEHSLGFNITLPFEQHANPTVNGTTNLLPFHFFFTRKLFFVKEADALVLCPGGFGTLDEALEVLTLIQTGKSPLVPVVLLDAPGGKFWQGALDFIRNQLEENRYILPTDMKLVSLVYSAEEAVEQINQFYSNFHSSRWLKHQFVIRMNHQLSDNALEHMQQAFADLCLSDHFHQHVYSGEEHDEPQFSHLARLAFTFNARDHGRLRELVDYINLPENWAQPKPQAQQRAREPSKVT from the coding sequence ATGCCTTACCAACCGAATGACCTCCTGAGCCGTCATTTCGAAGAAAGCGGCCACGACCTCATCAGCAAGGTCGAAGAACAACTCAACCTGGTTTCACCCAATAGCCCGAACATCCCGATCTACCGCGACATGATCCTGACCGTGCTGCGCATGGCCCAGGAAGACCACAACCGCTGGAATGCCAAGATCACCCTGCAAGCCCTGCGCGAACTGGAGCATGCCTTCCGTGTGCTCGAACAGTTCCGGGGACGGCGCAAAGTCACGGTGTTCGGTTCGGCCCGCACACCGATAGAACACCCGCTGTACGGCTTGGCCCGAGAACTCGGCGCCGCGTTGGCGCGCTCGGACCTGATGGTGATCACCGGTGCCGGCGGCGGCATCATGGCCGCCGCCCACGAAGGTGCTGGCCTGGAACACAGCCTGGGCTTCAACATCACCCTGCCCTTTGAGCAGCATGCCAATCCCACCGTGAACGGCACCACCAACTTGCTGCCGTTCCACTTCTTCTTTACCCGCAAGCTGTTCTTCGTCAAGGAAGCCGATGCGCTGGTCTTGTGCCCTGGTGGTTTCGGTACGCTGGACGAGGCGCTTGAAGTGCTGACGCTGATCCAGACCGGTAAAAGCCCGCTGGTGCCGGTGGTACTGCTGGACGCTCCGGGAGGCAAGTTCTGGCAAGGCGCCCTGGACTTCATCCGCAATCAACTGGAGGAAAATCGCTACATCCTGCCCACCGACATGAAGCTGGTGAGCCTGGTCTATAGCGCCGAAGAGGCGGTGGAGCAGATCAATCAGTTCTACAGCAACTTCCACTCCAGTCGCTGGCTCAAGCATCAGTTCGTGATCCGCATGAATCACCAGCTCAGCGACAATGCGCTGGAGCACATGCAACAAGCGTTCGCCGACCTGTGCCTGAGCGATCACTTCCATCAGCATGTCTACAGCGGTGAGGAGCACGACGAGCCGCAGTTCAGCCACCTTGCACGCCTGGCCTTCACCTTTAACGCCCGTGACCATGGACGCCTGCGGGAACTGGTGGACTACATCAACCTGCCGGAAAACTGGGCGCAGCCCAAGCCCCAGGCGCAACAACGCGCGCGGGAACCCTCGAAGGTTACGTGA